A section of the Pimelobacter simplex genome encodes:
- a CDS encoding LuxR C-terminal-related transcriptional regulator, producing MTAMGPVLLTRPRLHARLDPDEPRIAVLSAPSGSGKTSLVRCWVASRAPGTVVWATLETDHVRRASFWQTVLTNAGRLGVLPVAEAAGLIGEVERTHDLPAVVAGALSGRGPLVLVVDAHERLRDDTGAVDADLTRLVQLCPELKVVVTTRTTTGLAAPGRTLRGDVELLGAADLAFTEAETRDLLTAFGEPGVAASAAELHAVTDGFPLAVRAGMLSLSRAGAGPDAPDWQSLVADDLRLQLGAGAAYDFVLATCVPPYFDTDLALDLTGSTDVKETLAELEWNGFGRWIPFAPGRQVFQYVESLRTAMLADAARLPAAQQARAALLAATWLHRNGNFETAFEVAVAARQYDFAGRVYAALVASDPDTITTGRFDRHLASVPRSALTQYPALALGRGLACHRNPALLGAAAEFFRIPAAWTGPRLPEMGPGEVLMGHTAKVASLRVLGRFDESARAAHQALAYFDTIPDGEQHHVADLGATLLRHLAYSLFQDGQVDAARASALRAIAMSTRPESLNHTAVYVVGFNALDGRSADARAARGHVDPEAWRPGQTRTYSNALGRIGQAALLLDDFELEASVAEYDGCAFATTSEFWPFVTWTLMHARLGLGHAATEAHRVEAALARTPAPPGMTDSMGAAAVRGALAVLWLAAGNRTKAGPLLRLRSRYSGQVAPAVTLARLLAGEPAEALAALPRLETRPGHTTRSLAATLTIGAAAALRTGLPDTAAALLDRVLALVGPGGARAHLMYLPASDLVALRALAAERGDAGLRDYLAGPVPDAITSETLAASLTPQERVVISALAHHPTRAAAAAALHVTENTVKTHLQRIYRKLGVNSRDAVIEKAIELDLLAPR from the coding sequence CCTGGTCCGCTGCTGGGTCGCCTCGCGCGCCCCCGGGACCGTCGTCTGGGCGACCCTCGAGACCGACCACGTCCGCCGCGCGAGCTTCTGGCAGACCGTCCTCACCAACGCCGGCCGGCTCGGGGTGCTGCCCGTCGCCGAGGCCGCCGGCCTGATCGGCGAGGTCGAGCGCACCCACGACCTGCCCGCGGTCGTCGCCGGCGCGCTGTCCGGACGCGGCCCGCTGGTGCTGGTGGTCGACGCCCACGAGCGGCTGCGCGACGACACCGGCGCCGTCGACGCCGACCTGACCCGCCTGGTCCAGCTGTGCCCCGAGCTCAAGGTGGTCGTCACCACCCGGACCACCACCGGGCTGGCCGCGCCGGGGCGCACGCTGCGCGGGGACGTCGAGCTGCTCGGCGCCGCCGACCTCGCCTTCACCGAGGCCGAGACCCGCGACCTGCTCACCGCCTTCGGCGAGCCCGGGGTCGCCGCGAGCGCCGCCGAGCTGCACGCGGTCACCGACGGCTTCCCGCTCGCCGTGCGCGCGGGCATGCTCTCGCTGAGCCGCGCCGGCGCCGGACCCGACGCACCCGACTGGCAGTCGCTGGTCGCCGACGACCTGCGGCTCCAGCTCGGCGCCGGGGCGGCCTACGACTTCGTGCTGGCGACCTGCGTGCCGCCGTACTTCGACACCGACCTCGCGCTCGACCTCACCGGGAGCACCGACGTCAAGGAGACGCTCGCCGAGCTCGAGTGGAACGGCTTCGGCCGCTGGATCCCGTTCGCCCCCGGCCGCCAGGTCTTCCAGTACGTCGAGTCGCTGCGGACCGCCATGCTCGCCGACGCCGCGCGCCTCCCCGCCGCCCAGCAGGCGCGCGCCGCGTTGCTCGCCGCGACCTGGCTGCACCGCAACGGCAACTTCGAGACCGCCTTCGAGGTCGCCGTCGCCGCCCGCCAGTACGACTTCGCGGGCCGGGTCTACGCCGCGCTGGTCGCCAGCGACCCCGACACGATCACCACCGGCCGCTTCGACCGGCACCTCGCGTCGGTGCCGCGCAGCGCGCTCACCCAGTACCCCGCGCTGGCCCTCGGCCGCGGCCTCGCGTGCCACCGCAACCCCGCCCTGCTGGGCGCCGCGGCGGAGTTCTTCCGCATCCCCGCCGCATGGACCGGACCGCGGCTGCCCGAGATGGGCCCCGGCGAGGTGCTCATGGGCCACACCGCCAAGGTCGCGAGCCTGCGGGTGCTCGGCCGCTTCGACGAGTCCGCCCGCGCGGCCCACCAGGCGCTCGCCTACTTCGACACGATCCCCGACGGGGAGCAGCACCACGTCGCCGACCTCGGCGCCACACTGCTGCGCCACCTGGCGTACTCGCTGTTCCAGGACGGGCAGGTCGACGCGGCCCGCGCGTCCGCCCTGCGCGCCATCGCGATGAGCACCCGGCCCGAGTCGCTCAACCACACGGCCGTCTACGTCGTCGGGTTCAACGCGCTCGACGGGCGTTCCGCGGACGCCCGCGCCGCGCGCGGCCACGTCGACCCGGAGGCCTGGCGCCCCGGCCAGACCCGGACCTACAGCAACGCACTGGGCCGGATCGGGCAGGCGGCGCTGCTGCTCGACGACTTCGAGCTGGAGGCCTCCGTCGCCGAGTACGACGGCTGCGCGTTCGCGACGACCTCCGAGTTCTGGCCCTTCGTCACCTGGACGCTGATGCACGCGCGGCTCGGGCTGGGCCACGCGGCCACCGAGGCGCACCGGGTCGAGGCCGCGCTCGCCCGCACGCCCGCACCGCCGGGGATGACCGACAGCATGGGCGCGGCCGCCGTACGGGGGGCGCTCGCGGTGCTCTGGCTGGCCGCCGGCAACCGGACCAAGGCCGGGCCGCTGCTCCGGCTCCGCTCCCGCTACAGCGGCCAGGTCGCGCCCGCGGTGACGCTCGCCCGGCTGCTCGCCGGGGAGCCGGCCGAGGCGCTGGCGGCGCTGCCCCGGCTCGAGACCCGGCCCGGTCACACGACCCGCTCGCTCGCGGCGACGCTCACCATCGGTGCCGCCGCGGCGCTGCGCACCGGCCTGCCCGACACGGCCGCGGCACTGCTCGACCGGGTGCTCGCCCTGGTCGGCCCGGGCGGCGCGCGGGCCCACCTGATGTACCTGCCCGCGAGCGACCTGGTCGCGCTGCGCGCCCTCGCCGCCGAGCGCGGCGACGCGGGGCTGCGCGACTACCTGGCCGGTCCGGTGCCGGACGCCATCACCAGCGAGACCCTCGCCGCCTCGCTGACCCCGCAGGAGCGCGTGGTGATCTCCGCCCTGGCCCACCACCCGACCCGGGCCGCGGCCGCCGCCGCGCTGCACGTCACCGAGAACACGGTGAAGACCCACCTGCAGCGGATCTACCGCAAGCTCGGGGTCAACTCCCGCGACGCGGTCATCGAGAAGGCGATCGAGCTGGACCTGCTGGCTCCGCGCTGA
- a CDS encoding MFS transporter, producing the protein MLRRGCRPPRHPLLAVIALLAAVEVASGVIQGYYGPVLVDIAHDLDVRYADLNWLEAAQLIFSALVVPPLARLGDMVGHRRVLIGATAVVAVATWGIALAPTFPVMLVAWTLQGTYVVWLPIEVAVIHRRTAGRPDQGRVTRRVAAILVATLELSVIVAALLAGQLAERVSLTTMLVLPAVVVTLCLPLLLLLEDLPGLPGGGRFDWGGLGLMALAVLAVLGGLVLIRLDGVTSVPAWLLVALGLALLVPWWRYEAGHADPMVDVRLLTHPAQWSVQATAFLVGMSLLGAQVPLSTYFRSDPAVHGYGFGLTAAQGSARVAFYVACLAIGALTLGPISRWLGARRAMVAGCLVYAAGYAAWLPLHADPGAAWGVMAVIGLGTGGLVAAIPAAAAAVAPPGRVGSATGLTNASKTIGGGLASSVFAICLASTGSLKVSGGSLGGYYAVWTICAVSGLLAALVLALTARRSETATLSAEPAGPARSPSR; encoded by the coding sequence ATGCTCCGTCGCGGATGTCGCCCGCCGCGTCACCCGCTCCTCGCCGTCATCGCGCTGCTCGCCGCGGTCGAGGTCGCGAGCGGCGTGATCCAGGGCTACTACGGCCCGGTGCTGGTCGACATCGCCCACGACCTCGACGTCCGGTACGCCGACCTGAACTGGCTCGAGGCCGCCCAGCTGATCTTTTCCGCGCTGGTCGTGCCCCCGCTGGCCCGGCTGGGCGACATGGTCGGGCACCGGCGGGTGCTCATCGGCGCGACCGCCGTCGTGGCGGTGGCGACCTGGGGGATCGCACTGGCGCCGACCTTCCCGGTGATGCTGGTCGCCTGGACTCTCCAGGGCACCTACGTCGTGTGGCTGCCGATCGAGGTCGCGGTGATCCACCGGCGCACGGCAGGCCGTCCCGACCAGGGCCGGGTCACCCGCCGGGTGGCGGCGATCCTGGTGGCCACGCTGGAGCTGTCGGTGATCGTGGCCGCGCTGCTCGCCGGGCAGCTGGCAGAGCGGGTCTCGCTCACCACCATGCTGGTCCTGCCGGCGGTCGTGGTGACGCTGTGCCTCCCGCTGCTCCTGCTGCTGGAGGACCTCCCGGGCCTGCCCGGCGGCGGTCGCTTCGACTGGGGCGGGCTCGGCCTGATGGCGCTCGCCGTCCTGGCCGTCCTCGGTGGTCTCGTGCTCATCCGCCTCGACGGCGTGACCTCGGTGCCGGCGTGGCTGCTGGTCGCGCTCGGCCTCGCGTTGCTGGTGCCCTGGTGGCGCTACGAGGCCGGCCACGCCGACCCGATGGTCGACGTCCGGCTGCTCACCCACCCCGCGCAGTGGAGCGTCCAGGCCACGGCGTTCCTCGTCGGCATGTCGCTGCTCGGCGCGCAGGTGCCGCTGTCGACGTACTTCCGCAGCGACCCGGCGGTGCACGGCTACGGCTTCGGCCTCACCGCGGCGCAGGGCTCGGCCCGGGTCGCGTTCTACGTCGCCTGCCTGGCGATCGGCGCGCTGACCCTGGGGCCGATCAGCCGCTGGCTCGGTGCCCGGCGCGCGATGGTCGCGGGCTGCCTCGTCTACGCCGCCGGGTACGCCGCCTGGCTGCCCCTGCACGCCGACCCCGGCGCGGCGTGGGGCGTGATGGCGGTGATCGGTCTCGGCACCGGCGGCCTGGTCGCGGCGATCCCCGCCGCGGCGGCCGCGGTCGCGCCGCCCGGCCGGGTCGGCTCGGCGACCGGGCTCACCAACGCCAGCAAGACGATCGGCGGCGGCCTCGCGTCGTCCGTCTTCGCGATCTGCCTGGCGAGCACGGGCTCGCTCAAGGTGAGCGGCGGCAGCCTCGGCGGCTACTACGCGGTGTGGACGATCTGCGCGGTCTCCGGCCTGCTCGCGGCGCTGGTCCTCGCCCTGACGGCACGCCGCAGCGAGACCGCGACGCTCAGCGCGGAGCCAGCAGGTCCAGCTCGATCGCCTTCTCGATGA
- a CDS encoding Ig-like domain-containing protein encodes MTAPLALALALTGTTVVATVGASPARAAAAPGPVQPCGPTPSSGFAQSEVVTGLDEPTVLDVDGAGNVFVVESGTGRPLKLVPLASGYATVVLPDNINQGHGIAVGADGDVWFSAGGNNVVSRLIPSGSSYVLEHAVAWGMAYPAALAIAGPEQVYVTAANGGKVLALTPGNPDWVQTEVRSTPPGYQPFGLALDDDGALYSTAFSNATTSQVVRSTPSGGGWTHTEIPVTGLSSPRGIEVGPDGTLYVADTGNDRIVTLTPAGAGWTQAVLPVTGLAAPHDVALDDDGNLYVTDTGNDRVVKLTPRTVQAVADTATTTGGAPVTTDVRANDNGGGAALAVPTVATHPAHGTVAVTPNGAITYTPDAGFSGTDTYTYAVRNAGGTVCDTAQVTVTVGQDNSCGPVGTTGGTGRTVIPSGIEYPSQLAIDGDGRLFVTDTDRGEVVRLTPSGSGFTRSVVATGVAGAAGIAVDDDGNLFVTSWNAGTVTRLAPSGGGYTSTVVASGPLLGQLHGIAVAPNGDLYVSANTHQLNQGRVLRLVAASGYATEVVASGLTFPHAVAVDPAGTAYVVTASTVVRIRTTVTGSTQDVVATGLQDAYGLAADADGNLFVGDTSHQRILRLTPSGGGFASSVVPGWGDTGPLGIAVRGDGVLFVADGGTNQLVMLGPARLEAGDDTTAVTGGGSVITDVRANDTTNAPLAAPTVVGAPAHGTAAVNPDGTITYTPAAGWSGTDHYTYEVRDTAAPAQVCDVATVTIEVAADDGCAPLSSTAYAGRFVATHDLVEPTGIAVDARRIVFISDPGSPAVIGWGPGSGPSTIDSRPGLDPQGIAVDADGNVFYADEGDHEIVRLDWSEADHDYGTRTVLAGDLQRPSGVAVDADGNVYFTERGSGHVEKLTPSGATYTRRTIAEGLDRPYGIAVDADGNLFVADRGHDRVVRLTPSGADYTPSVVSTSVDGPTGVAITPEGDLVIGDTGNKRVLRLVPTGSGYRQETIQAWGDHAPTWVAAFDGAIIVVDADDTEVVVLPSVRIDAEDDTASTDAPDPVTTDVRANDTSAPGGVPLGTPRITTAPAGGTATVGGDGSVTYTPAEGFSGEDSYVYAVSEDQEAPIACSGATVTVTVRNVFTPGSGVSTPQNVAHQSALTELATTSGKPLAASGVTQVRAPGHGAVEILPSGAVTYTPAAGYSGPDSYEVEVCDTSVPQQCAEITVPVTVGTNTVTATDDVASTTVGTAVDTDVTDNDLSETGQDLAEPTLTTAAAYGTVVAADGGFRYTPGAGFSGVDSYEYQVCDTSTEVPFCDTATVRVTVANVFTTGAAVTTAQDVPVVTDLADIASTTGKPLDPAAVTVVTPPEHGSVVVDEATGAVTYRPASGFHGDDGYTVRVCDTSAPVQCHDAEVRLTVTEDDEAPAAPVITTTTRARVAIPVDRSGAPRSVRLTDQVRISGFRPGGTASGRATLYGPVTRPSASMCTRANAVGTVFFTPRDGTLTTPSITVREPGYYTWVVSTTADEHNAAASHSCGQVAETTLVHRPAVGKVRVEAGFSGTRSPVAGRRLRPVQVSVPALDMSARVDTVGARRGTLQLPGTTRRGGWLAGSAAPGEAVGATVIAGHVSDRRDRPGAFGKLRQARKGQLVKVRGADGVVRTYRIASVTTQPRGRGLSGASVATTGEHRLTLVTCTGRVTYRNGRFHYTKNLVVTAVPVG; translated from the coding sequence GTGACGGCACCGCTCGCCCTCGCCCTCGCCCTCACCGGGACGACGGTCGTGGCCACCGTCGGCGCGAGCCCCGCCCGCGCCGCGGCGGCGCCGGGGCCGGTCCAGCCGTGCGGCCCGACGCCGTCGTCCGGGTTCGCGCAGAGCGAGGTCGTCACCGGCCTCGACGAGCCGACCGTCCTCGACGTCGACGGCGCCGGCAACGTCTTCGTCGTCGAGAGCGGCACCGGCCGCCCGCTCAAGCTCGTCCCGCTGGCCTCCGGCTACGCGACCGTCGTGCTTCCCGACAACATCAACCAGGGCCACGGCATCGCCGTGGGGGCCGACGGCGACGTGTGGTTCTCGGCCGGCGGCAACAACGTCGTGTCCCGGCTGATCCCGTCGGGCTCCAGCTATGTCCTCGAGCACGCCGTGGCCTGGGGCATGGCGTACCCGGCCGCCCTGGCGATCGCCGGCCCGGAGCAGGTCTACGTGACGGCGGCCAACGGCGGGAAGGTGCTGGCCCTGACGCCCGGCAACCCCGACTGGGTCCAGACCGAGGTGCGGTCGACCCCGCCGGGCTACCAGCCGTTCGGGCTGGCGCTCGACGACGACGGCGCGCTCTACTCCACCGCCTTCAGCAACGCCACCACGAGCCAGGTCGTCCGGTCCACGCCGTCGGGCGGCGGCTGGACGCACACCGAGATCCCGGTGACCGGCCTGAGCAGCCCCCGCGGCATCGAGGTCGGCCCGGACGGCACGCTCTACGTCGCCGACACCGGCAACGACCGGATCGTGACGCTCACCCCGGCCGGGGCCGGCTGGACCCAGGCGGTGCTGCCGGTCACCGGCCTCGCCGCGCCCCACGACGTCGCCCTCGACGACGACGGGAACCTGTACGTCACCGACACCGGCAACGACCGCGTCGTCAAGCTGACCCCGCGCACCGTGCAGGCCGTCGCCGACACCGCCACCACCACGGGCGGCGCCCCGGTGACCACCGACGTCCGGGCCAACGACAACGGCGGCGGTGCGGCCCTCGCCGTACCGACCGTGGCGACGCACCCCGCGCACGGCACGGTCGCCGTCACCCCGAACGGCGCGATCACCTACACGCCGGACGCCGGCTTCTCCGGCACCGACACCTACACGTACGCCGTCCGCAACGCCGGCGGCACCGTGTGCGACACCGCCCAGGTCACCGTGACCGTGGGCCAGGACAACTCCTGCGGCCCGGTCGGGACCACCGGCGGCACCGGTCGCACCGTCATCCCGTCGGGCATCGAGTACCCCAGCCAGCTGGCGATCGACGGCGACGGCCGCCTCTTCGTCACCGACACCGACCGCGGCGAGGTCGTACGGCTCACCCCGTCGGGTTCCGGCTTCACGCGCTCGGTGGTCGCGACCGGCGTCGCCGGCGCGGCCGGCATCGCCGTCGACGACGACGGGAACCTGTTCGTCACCTCCTGGAACGCCGGCACCGTCACCCGGCTGGCCCCGTCGGGCGGCGGCTACACCAGCACGGTGGTCGCCTCCGGTCCGCTCCTCGGCCAGCTCCACGGGATCGCGGTCGCCCCGAACGGCGACCTCTACGTCTCCGCCAACACCCACCAGCTCAACCAGGGCCGGGTGCTGCGTCTGGTCGCCGCCTCGGGCTACGCCACCGAGGTCGTTGCCTCCGGTCTGACGTTCCCGCACGCCGTCGCCGTCGACCCGGCCGGCACCGCCTACGTCGTCACCGCGTCCACCGTGGTCCGGATCCGGACGACCGTCACCGGCTCCACCCAGGACGTCGTGGCGACCGGGCTCCAGGACGCCTACGGTCTCGCGGCCGACGCCGACGGCAACCTCTTCGTCGGCGACACCTCCCACCAGCGGATCCTCCGGCTCACCCCGTCGGGCGGCGGCTTCGCCTCCTCGGTCGTCCCGGGCTGGGGCGACACCGGCCCGCTGGGCATCGCGGTGCGCGGCGACGGCGTCCTCTTCGTGGCCGACGGCGGGACCAACCAACTCGTCATGCTCGGTCCCGCACGGCTCGAGGCCGGGGACGACACCACCGCCGTCACGGGCGGCGGCTCGGTGATCACCGACGTCCGGGCGAACGACACGACCAACGCGCCGCTGGCCGCGCCGACCGTCGTCGGCGCTCCGGCGCACGGCACGGCCGCGGTCAACCCCGACGGCACCATCACCTACACGCCCGCGGCGGGCTGGTCCGGCACCGACCACTACACCTACGAGGTCCGCGACACCGCCGCGCCCGCCCAGGTCTGCGACGTCGCCACGGTGACGATCGAGGTCGCCGCGGACGACGGCTGCGCGCCCCTCTCCTCGACGGCGTACGCCGGCCGCTTCGTCGCGACCCACGACCTGGTCGAGCCGACCGGCATCGCGGTCGACGCGCGGCGGATCGTCTTCATCTCCGACCCCGGCAGCCCGGCGGTGATCGGCTGGGGCCCCGGCAGCGGCCCCTCGACGATCGACTCCCGGCCGGGCCTGGACCCGCAGGGCATCGCGGTCGACGCCGACGGCAACGTCTTCTACGCCGACGAGGGCGACCACGAGATCGTCCGGCTGGACTGGTCCGAGGCCGACCACGACTACGGCACGCGCACGGTGCTCGCCGGCGACCTGCAGCGTCCCTCCGGCGTCGCCGTGGACGCCGACGGCAACGTCTACTTCACCGAGCGGGGCAGCGGCCACGTCGAGAAGCTGACGCCGTCCGGAGCGACGTACACGCGCCGGACCATCGCCGAGGGCCTCGACCGCCCGTACGGCATCGCCGTGGACGCCGACGGCAACCTGTTCGTCGCGGACCGCGGCCACGACCGGGTCGTGCGGCTGACGCCGTCCGGCGCCGACTACACGCCGTCGGTGGTGTCGACGAGTGTCGACGGCCCGACCGGCGTCGCGATCACCCCCGAGGGGGACCTGGTCATCGGCGACACCGGCAACAAGCGGGTGCTCCGGCTCGTCCCCACGGGCTCGGGCTACCGCCAGGAGACGATCCAGGCCTGGGGCGACCACGCCCCCACCTGGGTGGCGGCCTTCGACGGCGCGATCATCGTCGTCGACGCCGACGACACCGAGGTCGTCGTCCTCCCGTCGGTGCGCATCGACGCCGAGGACGACACCGCGAGCACCGATGCTCCGGACCCGGTGACCACCGACGTCCGGGCCAACGACACGTCCGCACCCGGGGGCGTCCCGCTCGGCACGCCGCGGATCACCACCGCACCGGCCGGCGGTACGGCGACGGTCGGCGGCGACGGCTCGGTCACCTACACGCCGGCGGAGGGCTTCTCCGGCGAGGACTCCTACGTCTACGCGGTGTCCGAGGACCAGGAGGCGCCGATCGCGTGCTCCGGTGCCACGGTGACCGTGACCGTCCGCAACGTGTTCACGCCGGGCTCCGGGGTGAGCACGCCGCAGAACGTCGCCCACCAGTCGGCGCTCACCGAGCTCGCGACCACCTCGGGCAAGCCCCTGGCGGCGTCCGGCGTCACCCAGGTGCGCGCACCCGGGCACGGCGCCGTCGAGATCCTCCCGAGCGGCGCCGTCACCTACACCCCGGCCGCGGGCTACAGCGGCCCGGACAGCTACGAGGTCGAGGTCTGCGACACCTCCGTGCCCCAGCAGTGCGCGGAGATCACCGTCCCGGTCACCGTCGGGACCAACACCGTGACGGCGACCGACGACGTGGCGAGCACCACCGTGGGCACCGCGGTCGACACCGACGTCACGGACAACGACCTCTCGGAGACCGGGCAGGACCTGGCCGAGCCCACGCTCACGACCGCGGCGGCGTACGGCACGGTGGTCGCCGCGGACGGCGGGTTCCGCTACACCCCGGGCGCCGGCTTCTCGGGCGTCGACTCCTACGAGTACCAGGTCTGCGACACCTCGACCGAGGTGCCGTTCTGCGACACCGCGACGGTGCGGGTGACCGTGGCCAACGTGTTCACGACCGGGGCCGCGGTCACGACCGCGCAGGACGTCCCCGTGGTCACCGACCTGGCCGACATCGCGAGCACCACCGGCAAGCCGCTGGACCCGGCGGCCGTCACCGTGGTGACCCCGCCGGAGCACGGCTCGGTCGTCGTCGACGAGGCCACCGGCGCGGTGACCTACCGGCCGGCGTCCGGCTTCCACGGCGACGACGGCTACACCGTCCGGGTCTGCGACACCTCCGCGCCGGTCCAGTGCCACGACGCCGAGGTGCGGCTCACCGTGACCGAGGACGACGAGGCCCCCGCCGCGCCGGTGATCACCACGACGACCCGCGCCCGGGTGGCGATCCCGGTCGACCGCTCCGGCGCCCCGCGCTCGGTCCGGCTCACCGACCAGGTCCGGATCTCCGGCTTCCGCCCCGGCGGTACGGCGTCCGGCCGGGCCACGCTGTACGGACCGGTCACGCGTCCGTCGGCGTCCATGTGCACCCGCGCCAACGCGGTCGGGACGGTCTTCTTCACGCCGCGCGACGGCACCCTCACCACGCCCTCGATCACCGTGCGCGAGCCCGGCTACTACACGTGGGTCGTCTCGACCACGGCCGACGAGCACAACGCGGCCGCGAGCCACTCCTGCGGCCAGGTCGCGGAGACCACCCTCGTGCACCGGCCCGCGGTCGGGAAGGTGCGCGTCGAGGCGGGCTTCTCGGGAACCCGCTCCCCGGTGGCCGGTCGCCGGCTGCGCCCGGTCCAGGTCTCCGTGCCCGCGCTCGACATGAGCGCCCGGGTCGACACCGTCGGCGCCCGCCGCGGCACCCTGCAGCTGCCCGGCACCACCCGGCGCGGCGGCTGGCTCGCCGGCTCCGCCGCTCCCGGCGAGGCCGTCGGTGCCACCGTGATCGCCGGCCACGTCTCCGACCGCCGCGACCGGCCGGGGGCCTTCGGCAAGCTGCGCCAGGCCCGCAAGGGACAGCTCGTCAAGGTCCGCGGGGCCGACGGGGTCGTCCGGACCTACCGGATCGCCTCGGTCACCACCCAGCCGCGCGGCCGCGGCCTGAGCGGCGCCTCGGTCGCGACCACGGGCGAGCACCGGCTCACCCTGGTCACCTGCACCGGCCGGGTGACCTACCGCAACGGACGCTTCCACTACACGAAGAACCTCGTGGTGACGGCGGTGCCGGTGGGCTGA